Part of the Faecalibacterium duncaniae genome, GCTGCCCAAAAACGAGGCAGAGGCCCGTGCCATCGAAAAGGGTCTGGAGGGTGCCGAGTATACCGTGGGCGAACTGAAAAAAGGCAAGCGGGCCAAGCAGCCCACCCCGGCCTTTATCACCAGTACCCTGCAGCAGGAGGCCTCCCGCCGTCTGGGCTTTACGGCTACCCGCACCATGCGTGCCGCCCAGACCCTGTACGAAGGCGTAGACATTGCGGGCCACGGCACCATGGGTCTGATCACCTATATGCGTACCGACAGCCTGCGCATCTCCGATGAAGCGGTCACCGCTGCAAAGGAGTATATTGCGGACGCTTACGGCGAACAGTATATCTGCCCCTACAAGCGCACCTGGAAGACCAAGAGCGCGACCGCTGCGCAGGATGCCCACGAAGCCATCCGTCCCTCGGTGCCGGGGCTGACCCCTGACGAGGTGGACAAGAGCATCAGCGGCGATACCGCCAAGCTCTACCGGATGATCTGGAGCCGCTTTATGGCCAGCCAGATGGCGGACTGCCAGCAGGATACCGTGAGCGTGACCGTGTATGCGGGGGACTACCGCTTCAAGGCCAGCGGCTACACCGTGACCTTTGATGGCTTTACCGTGCTGTACGAGGAAGCCACCGATGAAAAGGAAAAGAAGGAGACCAGCCTGCCCCCGCTGGAACAGGGCCAGCTGCTCAAGCTCAAGGAGCTGAAGAGTGAGCAGAAATTCACCCAGCCCCCCGCCCGCTACACCGAAGCGACCCTGATCAAGGCGCTGGAGGAAAATGGCATTGGCCGTCCCTCGACCTATGCGCCCATCATCACCACCATCATCGACCGCGGCTATGTGGAGCGGGAGCAGAAAAAGCTCAAGCCCACCCTGCTGGGCCGCGCCGTGGACGGCCTGATGCTGGAGCAGTTCCCCCATATCGTGGACGTGGACTTCTCGGCTGAGATGGAGAAGAACCTGGATAAGATCGAGAGCGGCAAGGCCGATTGGCACAAGACCGTGGATGATTTCTATCAGGGCTTTGCCGCCAGCCTGGAACAGGCCGAAAAGAACATGGAGGGCAAGAAGGTCAAGGTGCCGGACGAGCCTTCCAGCGAGGTCTGCGACCTCTGCGGCCGCCCCATGGTCATCAAGGTGGGCAAGTACGGCAAGTTCCTGGCCTGCTCCGGCTTTCCCGAGTGCCGGGGCACCAAGCGTCTGGTCAAGGACACCGGCGGTGTCTGCCCCAAGTGCGGCAAGGGCCGGATGCTGGAGCGCAAGAGCGCCAAGGGCCGCATCTACTACGGCTGCGAGCGCTACCCCGACTGCGACTTTATGACCTGGGATACCCCGGTGCCCACCAAGTGCGAAAAGTGCGGCTCCACCCTGTTCCGCAAGGGCTCCAAGCTCTACTGCGCAAAAGAGGGCTGCGGCTTTGAGATGCCGGTGCCGAAGAAGGATTGATCAAACCTCTCAGTCAATGCTTCGCATTGCCAGCTCCCCTAGTAGGGGAGCCCTTGGCAGGGCGGAAAGTTTTTCCTGACTGCTGGAAGTGCGAGATAAGATAAAGGGATACAACATGAGCAACTATAAAGTTACTGTACTGGGTGCCGGTCTGGCAGGCTGCGAGGCAGCACTGTGGCTGGCGGGCAAGGGCGTTCAGGTAACGCTCTGCGAGCAGAAGCCCACCCACTTTTCCCCGGCTCACAAGAGTGCGGGCTTTGCGGAGCTGATCTGCTCCAACAGCCTGAAGGCCGAGCGTCTGGATTCTGCTTCCGGCCTGCTGAAAGAGGAGATGCGCCGGATGGGCAGCCAGCTGCTGGAAGCCGCCGAGGAGGCCCGTGTGGCCGCGGGCGGCGCATTGGCCGTGGACCGGGATGCATTCAGCGCCGCCGTGACCCGGCGGGTGGAGGAGTGCCCCAACATCACTGTGGTGCGGGAGCAGGTGGAGC contains:
- the topA gene encoding type I DNA topoisomerase; its protein translation is MAKLVIVESPAKAKTIGKYLGKDYEVTASMGHIRDLPKSQLGIDVEHDYAPQYINIKDKSKLIKELKAKAKQADGVLLATDPDREGEAISWHLANILGLDPHEPNRVTFDEITKKGVQKGMANPRAIDEDLFNAQQARRILDRLVGYKLSPFLWRKVRRGLSAGRVQSVAVRLIDDREKEIENFKPEEYWNVDATLGTGHKSFTARLASDSTGKKLLPKNEAEARAIEKGLEGAEYTVGELKKGKRAKQPTPAFITSTLQQEASRRLGFTATRTMRAAQTLYEGVDIAGHGTMGLITYMRTDSLRISDEAVTAAKEYIADAYGEQYICPYKRTWKTKSATAAQDAHEAIRPSVPGLTPDEVDKSISGDTAKLYRMIWSRFMASQMADCQQDTVSVTVYAGDYRFKASGYTVTFDGFTVLYEEATDEKEKKETSLPPLEQGQLLKLKELKSEQKFTQPPARYTEATLIKALEENGIGRPSTYAPIITTIIDRGYVEREQKKLKPTLLGRAVDGLMLEQFPHIVDVDFSAEMEKNLDKIESGKADWHKTVDDFYQGFAASLEQAEKNMEGKKVKVPDEPSSEVCDLCGRPMVIKVGKYGKFLACSGFPECRGTKRLVKDTGGVCPKCGKGRMLERKSAKGRIYYGCERYPDCDFMTWDTPVPTKCEKCGSTLFRKGSKLYCAKEGCGFEMPVPKKD